A stretch of the Perca flavescens isolate YP-PL-M2 chromosome 10, PFLA_1.0, whole genome shotgun sequence genome encodes the following:
- the c1qtnf2 gene encoding complement C1q tumor necrosis factor-related protein 2 — MPMGHNFSTVTIMLQVCVMLCLVSVVFSQTYSLPKKGHNITIHSSQLVCSLPGPAGPAGNPGAPGSPGAMGPMGPPGKDGPDGKDGEKGEKGDGGDPGRTGNPGKPGVKGREGVIGKAGPRGLKGPRGAPGVAGKRGQKGDLGDVGQPGAQGGCNCGSAARSAFSVAVTKSYPKERLPIRFSRILLNEGNHYNASSGKFVCEVPGVYYFTYDITLANKHLAIGLVHNGQYKIKTFDANTGNHDVASGSTVLHLRQSDQVWLQIFYSEQNGLFFDPFWTDSTFTGFLIYADQDYLTEADRKANAKDDS, encoded by the exons ATGCCCATGGGTCATAATTTCTCAACTG TGACCATCATGCTCCAGGTGTGTGTCATGCTGTGTTTGGTGTCAGTTGTCTTCTCCCAAACATATTCCTTGCCCAAGAAAGGTCACAACATCACCATCCACTCCTCCCAGCTGGTCTGCAGTCTACCAGGCCCAGCGGGGCCTGCCGGGAACCCCGGAGCCCCTGGATCACCAGGGGCCATGGGCCCCATGGGCCCCCCAGGGAAGGATGGCCCAGATGGGAAGGATGGAGAGAAGGGAGAAAAGGGAGATGGAG GTGATCCAGGGAGGACAGGGAACCCAGGCAAGCCAGGTGTGAAAGGGCGTGAAGGTGTCATCGGCAAGGCTGGACCTCGAGGACTGAAGGGGCCACGAGGAGCACCGGGCGTAGCTGGAAAACGAGGACAGAAAGGAGATCTGGGTGATGTGGGCCAGCCAGGAGCTCAAGGAGGGTGTAATTGTGGCAGTGCGGCCCGATCAGCCTTCTCTGTGGCGGTGACAAAGAGCTACCCTAAAGAGCGATTGCCCATCCGCTTCAGCCGGATTCTGCTGAATGAGGGGAATCACTACAACGCCAGCAGTGGGAAGTTTGTTTGTGAGGTCCCTGGGGTCTATTATTTCACATATGATATCACTCTGGCAAATAAGCACCTGGCCATCGGGCTGGTCCACAATGGACAGTACAAGATCAAGACATTTGATGCAAACACAGGGAACCATGATGTGGCGTCTGGTTCTACTGTTCTCCACCTGCGGCAGTCAGACCAGGTGTGGCTTCAGATCTTCTACTCGGAGCAGAATGGACTCTTCTTTGACCCTTTCTGGACAGACAGCACCTTCACTGGCTTTCTTATCTATGCTGACCAGGACTATCTCACTGAGGCTGATAgaaaagctaatgctaaagaTGACAGTTAA